A region of Reichenbachiella carrageenanivorans DNA encodes the following proteins:
- the sufC gene encoding Fe-S cluster assembly ATPase SufC, producing MLKIKNLQARVEEKEILKGINLEVKPGEVHAIMGPNGSGKSTLASVLAGREEYEVTGGEVEYLEQDLLDLAAEERAREGIFLAFQYPVEIPGVTTTNFMKTALNQIREHKGLEPLDAVAFLKRMKEKMALVEIDQSLLSRSLNEGFSGGEKKRNEIFQMAMLEPKLAILDETDSGLDIDALRIVANGVNALKSADNATIVVTHYQRLLDYIVPDFVHVLYKGRIVKSGTKDLALELEERGYDWIIKELEEA from the coding sequence GAAGTAAAGCCAGGAGAAGTACATGCCATCATGGGGCCTAATGGCTCTGGTAAAAGTACTTTGGCATCTGTGCTTGCCGGTAGAGAAGAATACGAAGTCACAGGAGGAGAAGTGGAATACCTAGAGCAGGATCTTCTGGATTTAGCTGCAGAAGAAAGAGCAAGAGAAGGGATATTTTTGGCTTTCCAGTATCCTGTAGAAATCCCTGGGGTGACAACCACCAATTTTATGAAAACGGCTTTGAACCAAATCCGTGAGCATAAAGGACTAGAGCCTTTAGATGCAGTAGCATTCTTGAAGCGTATGAAAGAGAAAATGGCCTTGGTCGAAATTGATCAATCATTGTTGAGTCGTTCGCTCAACGAAGGCTTCTCTGGTGGAGAAAAGAAAAGGAATGAAATTTTTCAGATGGCCATGTTGGAACCAAAACTTGCCATCTTGGATGAAACTGATTCTGGCTTGGATATCGATGCCTTGAGAATCGTGGCCAACGGCGTGAATGCCCTCAAGTCTGCGGACAATGCGACCATAGTGGTTACACATTACCAAAGGCTATTGGACTATATCGTGCCTGATTTTGTACATGTTTTGTACAAAGGTAGAATCGTAAAATCGGGTACCAAAGACTTGGCACTAGAACTAGAAGAAAGAGGGTACGACTGGATCATCAAAGAATTAGAAGAAGCTTAA